A window of Ptychodera flava strain L36383 chromosome 1, AS_Pfla_20210202, whole genome shotgun sequence contains these coding sequences:
- the LOC139135717 gene encoding uncharacterized protein isoform X1 translates to MMATCSSDNAPYDYDDSDDCLSEVSVTENAHVDEEDGGQHFIGDVQGLQPYRFEPSAPKQEREQEQDLSVNVDHAGRVGSTDWCRCSCCSVMTQVETSHCCQEEDRVWEKVEHYVIESEQQCSCITLHPGFASVCLDRWVLETAYYQYRQEYGKMRQFQQNERDRYIAYRQFVRWSWGFLGRHVRVPLPSCVISKIREHFPSSDGTYKNFQFVSPLQEVSD, encoded by the exons ATGATGGCCACTTGTTCGAGCGACAATGCTCCGTATGACtatgatgatagtgatgactGCTTGAGCGAAGTCAGTGTGACTGAGAATGCCCATGTCGATGAAGAAGACGGCGGACAGCACTTTATAGGTGATGTCCAGGGTTTACAACCCTATAGATTTGAACCATCCGCACCTAAACAGGAACGAGAACAGGAGCAGGACTTGAGCGTCAATGTTGACCATGCAGGGCGAGTAGGTAGCACTGATTG GTGCAGGTGTTCATGTTGCAGTGTGATGACACAGGTGGAGACCAGTCACTGTTGTCAGGAAGAGGACAGGGTATGGGAGAAGGTTGAGCATTATGTGATTGAGTCAGAACAACAATGTTCCTGCATAACACTCCATCCTGGTTTTGCATCGGTTTGTTTGGATAGATGGGTGCTGGAGACGGCGTACTATCAGTACAGACAGGAGTATGGGAAAATGAGGCAGTTTCAACAAAATGA GAGAGACAGATACATAGCCTATCGGCAGTTTGTCAGATGGAGTTGGGGATTCCTGGGTAGACATGTACGTGTTCCACTTCCGTCATGCGTTATATCAAAGATACGAGAACATTTTCCATCATCTGATGGAACATATaagaattttcaatttgtcagtCCACTCCAGGAAGTATCAGATTGA
- the LOC139135728 gene encoding uncharacterized protein — protein sequence MQSRLILAGLHYNENSARPQAVNSEGQMRYSIVFPKYKKGDYTVRPIKIKPSYLYVQKLMETLFNDYLQHRRLMKQMSEQLSENLPGPMSSRMEHPDKDEAIDSFVSRFNGVV from the exons ATGCAAAGCAG GCTGATACTGGCAGGGCTTCACTACAATGAAAATAGTGCCAGACCTCAAGCAGTCAATAGTGAAGGCCAGATGCGGTATTCCATTGTCTTCCCAAAGTACAAAAAAGGAGATTACACTGTACGTCCGATAAAGATAAAACCAAGCTAtt TATACGTCCAGAAACTCATGGAAACACTGTTTAACGACTATCTACAACATCGAAGACTGATGAAACAGATGAGTGAGCAGCTCAGTGAAAACCTTCCAGGTCCCATGTCATCTAGGATGGAACATCCAGACAAGGATGAAGCGATAGATTCCTTTGTCAGCCGCTTCAATGGAGTGGTCTGA
- the LOC139135717 gene encoding uncharacterized protein isoform X2: MMATCSSDNAPYDYDDSDDCLSEVSVTENAHVDEEDGGQHFIGDVQGLQPYRFEPSAPKQEREQEQDLSVNVDHAGRVGSTDWCSCCSVMTQVETSHCCQEEDRVWEKVEHYVIESEQQCSCITLHPGFASVCLDRWVLETAYYQYRQEYGKMRQFQQNERDRYIAYRQFVRWSWGFLGRHVRVPLPSCVISKIREHFPSSDGTYKNFQFVSPLQEVSD; this comes from the exons ATGATGGCCACTTGTTCGAGCGACAATGCTCCGTATGACtatgatgatagtgatgactGCTTGAGCGAAGTCAGTGTGACTGAGAATGCCCATGTCGATGAAGAAGACGGCGGACAGCACTTTATAGGTGATGTCCAGGGTTTACAACCCTATAGATTTGAACCATCCGCACCTAAACAGGAACGAGAACAGGAGCAGGACTTGAGCGTCAATGTTGACCATGCAGGGCGAGTAGGTAGCACTGATTG GTGTTCATGTTGCAGTGTGATGACACAGGTGGAGACCAGTCACTGTTGTCAGGAAGAGGACAGGGTATGGGAGAAGGTTGAGCATTATGTGATTGAGTCAGAACAACAATGTTCCTGCATAACACTCCATCCTGGTTTTGCATCGGTTTGTTTGGATAGATGGGTGCTGGAGACGGCGTACTATCAGTACAGACAGGAGTATGGGAAAATGAGGCAGTTTCAACAAAATGA GAGAGACAGATACATAGCCTATCGGCAGTTTGTCAGATGGAGTTGGGGATTCCTGGGTAGACATGTACGTGTTCCACTTCCGTCATGCGTTATATCAAAGATACGAGAACATTTTCCATCATCTGATGGAACATATaagaattttcaatttgtcagtCCACTCCAGGAAGTATCAGATTGA